The following proteins are co-located in the Athene noctua chromosome 16, bAthNoc1.hap1.1, whole genome shotgun sequence genome:
- the LOC141967151 gene encoding opsin-5-like, with protein MGNVSNTSVFISTLSKREDLIFGTLYLVFGIVSLSGNSLLLLVAYQKRSMLKPAEFFIVNLAISDLSMTVTLFPLATSSFFAHRWLFNQAVCTLYAFCGVLFGLCSLTSLTVLSTVCCLKVCYPAYGNKFSPCHAGVLLLCVWAYALMFATAPLAEWGSYGPEPYGTACCITWKASSREATLYILALFIFCYLLPCLLILISYSLILWTVRVSRRAVRQHTSPQRRARSVHSLIVKLSIAVCLGFLGAWTPYAIIALWAVLGDASQVPALAFVLSAVFAKSSTLYNPLVYLLFKPNFQKFLSKDMVLLQAIRTLLCCSCPSAALQPFPSPAFGDHPGACRNCNDTFECFSNYPKCYKLPQVPGSSPQHAPLAMLADGAACQPGLKRTVQVMVLVTRKRSGLGTVNVAGEGLPSDFMKDLL; from the exons ATGGGAAATGTGTCCAACACCTCAGTGTTCATCTCCACCTTATCGAAGAGAGAAGACCTGATTTTTGGCACACTCTATTTAGTCTTTG GCATCGTGTCCCTCTCTGGGaactcactgctgctgctggtggcctATCAGAAGAGGTCCATGCTGAAGCCTGCCGAGTTCTTCATCGTCAACCTGGCCATCAGTGACCTGAGCATGACAGTGACGCTCTTCCCCTTGGCCACCTCATCCTTCTTTGCACACAG GTGGCTGTTCAACCAGGCGGTGTGCACCCTCTATGCCTTCTGCGGGGTCTTGTTCGGGCTCTGCAGCCTCACCAGCCTGACGGTGCTCAGCACGGTTTGCTGCCTGAAGGTCTGTTACCCAGCATATG GCAACAAGTTCTCACCCTGCCACGCCGGAGTGCTGCTGCTGTGCGTCTGGGCATACGCCCTGATGTTCGCCACAGCCCCCTTGGCCGAGTGGGGCAGCTACGGCCCCGAGCCCTATGGGACAGCCTGCTGCATCACCTGGAAAGCCTCGAGCAGGGAGGCCACACTCTACATCCTCGCTCTCTTCATCTTCTGCTACCTTCTCCCCtgcctcctcatcctcatctccTACTCCCTGATCCTCTGGACGGTGCGGGTGTCCCGGAGAGCCGTCAGGCAGCACACGTCCCCGCAGCGCAGAGCTCGCAGCGTGCACAGCCTGATCGTGAAG CTGAGCATTGCCGTGTGCCTGGGGTTTCTGGGTGCCTGGACCCCTTACGCCATCATTGCCCTGTGGGCAGTCCTTGGCGACGCCAGCCAGGTGCCAGCACTGGCCTTCGTGCTGTCAGCTGTCTTTGCCAAGTCCTCGACACTCTACAACCCCCTGGTGTACCTGCTCTTCAAGCCCAACTTCCAGAAGTTCCTCTCCAAGGACATGGTGCTCCTCCAGGCCATCCGcaccctcctctgctgcagctgcccGAGCGCTGCGCTCCAGCCTTTCCCGTCCCCGGCCTTCGGTGACCACCCTGGGGCTTGCAGAAACTGCAACGACACTTTTGAGTGTTTCAGTAACTACCCCAAGTGCTACAAACTCCCCCAGGTGCCCGGCAGCTCGCCCCAGCATGCCCCCCTGGCTATGCTGGCTGATGGAGCTGCTTGCCAGCCGGGGCTGAAGAGGacggtgcaggtgatggtgcttgTCACACGGAAAAGGTCAGGCCTGGGCACTGTGAATGTGGCGGGGGAAGGTCTGCCATCGGATTTCATGAAAGACCTTCTCTGA